CACTTAGCAACCCTACTACGGAGCCAAGGGTGTTCTGTCAATTCATTTGTCTCGGCTCTCAAATCTTCTACCGTGCTTTTTGATCAAGGCTTCGGTGAGTTATTCTTCAAATCTTAAACCctatttcttttccctttcaATTTCTGTAATCTACACCTGTTGGATTCTGAGAAAAGATGCGATGCGAAAATTAACGATATTAATTGTtatcatttagaaaaaaatggaaaaattttgCCTCTTCATTTTGTTTCGTCTGAAAATGGAATCATTTATTGGAAAAGAATTAGTAGAAGCTTTAACCAATTGTTGAAAATGGTTGCTTTGTAATATGGATATGGTTTCTTTTTTGATTTTGTGATTGTGTTCTCAATTTATCTGTGAACAATCCACATTGAACTCATTGATCTCAAGATCCCAGTATTGTGTACCATGGAAAACTCTGTGATTGACAACAAGGATGGTGGTGTTAATGACGATGGTGTTCAAGTCACATGCTTTACAGAGGTTTCTGATGATGTTACTCTCCATTTTCAGATCATACGACTTCACAAACAGGTGAGGATGTTGCTTTCTTTAGCCAAACGCTCCAGTAATTTAGCTTTAGACTATTCTGTTAATTCATTGTTTCATGATTTGGTTCATCATTATGCAAGCAAATAAGCTTGCTTTAGTCACTGAATTTTAGGTATCATTACAtaaaaaatagtgatgaaaagtaCTTCAGTTCttttaaacagtttttaaaaaccctTACCTTTTAACAGAAGCCTtgagtttttgtattttattatatatagaagttattactattttctgttcttaaaaacaaaaaaaacatggtGTACCCAACCGGAACTTACAGTTTTTTAGTTTCAGATTGCATTGATTGTTAGTGAATTGTGATTTTGAGAGTATTATCAAGCATTTCTCTTTGATTGGGTTGGTTTTATTGTAGATCAGAAGTGCGAAAATTAGACAAGTTATCCTTTGAAGGTGGAATATGAAACAACACAATAAACACAAGTTACACAACCTGATGgaaccaaaaaccaaaaagacCTTGAAGAGTTTTGCAAGATAGAACACATAGAAAAATAGGATAAAGGGAACAAAAGGCCTGAACATATAACAAATGACCCATGAGGGAGGCAGGTACTCCTGTAGCATAGAAGCACCTTGCTTAGGTGAAATATCTGCTAAATGGTTAGAGGAATAAGATATACACAAAAAAGGAGTAGCCCAATTGTAATCCTGCGCCCCAAGAAGTCCTATTTCTGAGGCCCTGTTTTCTTCGGAGAGGCCTAGATAAAACTACAGTGGGATCCTCCATCAGTAGGTTATCATTAGGTTTCAACGAACTTGTCTCGATTAGGTCCTCCAACAGAGCCAGTACTTCTGCTGCTATAGCATGGCGCACATTTGCCTGCTTGGAGAAAGCTTTTGCTGCAGCTTGGCTATGATCTTGAAACATGCTACTGATATGTATCTGTCCCTGATTATCCAACGAGCAGCCATCAAAATTTGACTTCATGCCACCAACTGGGGGGGAACAACTGGGTTCGCCCTGCCATGAGAATCCTACTGAGCAACATAAGGAGGAAATGAAGCAGATTGTATCCCACAAAGCCTCCAAAGCTGCTCCTAGCATAGCCACCAAATCAGTGGCATAAATCACCAACATTTTTGCTATCTTTCTAAGGGGGAGAACCCAAGACAACCCTGCTATTCTGAACAGTTTATGCTCTAAGGTCCAATGTCAATGTATTTTAAGCCTTATTTTACAGTTTATTTTTTAGagtgtttgttgaagtaatcaAGACAATGATGAATGGATTATTGGAGAACTCAATTATATTGGACACTATGAGTATGCGATTCCATTTCTACTGTAGAATAGTCTACTCTTTTGTCATGACAGCAGCTGTTATTTGTCATCTATTCCTTCTCTTCATTTTGTTATTGTCTGGATTTTTGGTTGCAGTTTGACTCAAAAGTTAAGTTGTTTGGTGAGATTTAAGTTTCCAGTTTCAATATTGGTGGTCTTGGTCTTGTAGATATATGCTTGGATTGGTTCCAACTCTGCCAAGTTAGGACACATGTATGCAGCAGCGTCCACAAGACCTGTAAGTTTTgggttaaatttttaaattcccTTGTCTGCAACTTTTGTAAATTGTTTGTTGCTTACATGGCCTAATTTTGGGACCAAACTTCACTATTAGTCCCGAGGAATGGTTCAACACAACTAGCTACAatcaaaaaaagatattaactAAAGGATGGCATAGAATGAATTATGAATggtatgattattattatcattgacAGTAGCAAACCATTGTCATCATTCACAGTTTCATCATCTTGCTATTTTATGATTGTATACAGAATAATACAGTGAGTGTGACTTCTATACTAGGAGGAGCTTCTGATAATACAGGATCTGGCATTGCTCGCCGGTTAGGTAAATTGTATTGTGAATTACCATGTGTAATAATTTTGAAACCATGTTGTTACAATCCATGGCTGGCTGACATTCTAATTGAATTTATTAGCGTTGAGGACTGGTGTCAATATAATTCTGGCTTGCAATATTCCTAAAAATAACCCGATGCTGGAGGCATGATCTCTTTCTCAAAACATTGTCATACCATCGACATCTTCATGGGTTTTCTTAGCAGTTGatgta
This region of Vitis vinifera cultivar Pinot Noir 40024 chromosome 5, ASM3070453v1 genomic DNA includes:
- the LOC100853705 gene encoding uncharacterized protein LOC100853705 isoform X2, which codes for MENSVIDNKDGGVNDDGVQVTCFTEVSDDVTLHFQIIRLHKQIYAWIGSNSAKLGHMYAAASTRPNNTVSVTSILGGASDNTGSGIARRLGRG
- the LOC100853705 gene encoding uncharacterized protein LOC100853705 isoform X1, with translation MENSVIDNKDGGVNDDGVQVTCFTEVSDDVTLHFQIIRLHKQIYAWIGSNSAKLGHMYAAASTRPNNTVSVTSILGGASDNTGSGIARRLALRTGVNIILACNIPKNNPMLEAEAEKKLVQKLINLGYTRPKSEGSTS